CGTATCACCAATCAGACAACATCAGCCACGAAGCATATTCTGGAAAGTTCTCGGATACGATTCCTCTCGGGTTGTCACGACGCATGGCAGCAGGCCTGTCTTGTGGCTATGGATTTCCTGAAAAGCTTCCCTTCGGCGTTAGGCACTCAGCCTTTTCCCTCCAATTCCACGGAATCTGGATTTCCGCGGCAATTGCCTGGCCAGGAGCCAGGGCGGAAGTCAGCCCCGCAACCCCTTCCTGCGGATGCACTCGCTGCGCCAACAAAACCGATCACCCAAGCTGCCCCGGCTGCGGGTCAGTCCGAGGTGGCAGTAGTCGACGACAGCCCTAAGAAAATGCGCGGTAGCTGTATGGCTATCGTAATAGGACTGGTGGTTGGGGTAATATGGTTCTAGCGGGCTTTATTCTCTAGCCGCGCCACTTGGACCTGACTCAATCGTCTGGTTGCCAAGCTCCTATATTCGCCATGTTCATATTTGATGTCTATATACAAAGTCCCTGAGAAGGTCTTGTTTGTCTGCTTGTAATCTATTGAATATTGGCTCTGCTTCCCGTTGATCGTCAATGGGGCTGGttttttgcttctctgcTTCGATATTGACACCTTGTCTCTGATGCGATTGTACATGCTTTGCTACGAAGTTTGTCTGGCCTGATACGGGGACTCTGGCTTAGTCCTCTTGGGTGCTGACGCTGATGAGGGATACTCGAGATTTGGCAGTGTACATTAGAGTACCATATAGAATACAATAATGTCTGTTATTCAACAACGTCCTTCCTCGTAGACACTCCTGAAGTCTGTTGATTTAATGGGACCAGCGTAATGTGGTCTTGCTACAACTTCCAATGTGATACTGCAGAAAGTTAACACCTTAATTCCAGTTGACGGCGCACGGACCAGCATCCATTGATCCGCTTGCAGGATTGGGATTCATCATGTTTGGCGCAGTGCAATGCGAGTGGATCTGTCGAACCTGAGATAAGGATTCTTTCCATTCGTATTCACATCTCTGTATATTAATTCTCCTTATGAGCTAGAGTTTCGGAGATCGGTTGCCTGGTTTCATTGGCTTTGGAATCACTGAGCCAGGGATATCCGCCCAAGGTCGGAAAGGCGGCGTCTCTACGTCTTGCCTATCCAGCTGATTTGGAGCGTAGTTGATGAGAGGTAAGTTGGTATCGATGTTTGGAATATAGTCGATGGAGACAATTTGTTTGTACCGCTTCTATCCAATGTCCTGGATGGCAAAGGCGATGCTGGTGTTGCAATGTTGACGTGATCAAGTATTACATGCTAAAACCAACACAAAGGATCAATTGCATGAGACAGACGGTCACTATCATTTTCCCTTCTGCCAGCCTGGTGACGAGGGAGTGAACTGATCCGGAGAATGTCGACCaagaagccaagagaccGGACCACTCCCTGCTGCGTGTGCCGGTTAAAACGGCGAGGATGTGATCGGCAACGTCCAGGTATTGACTCATTCAGACACTTCATTTGCGATGGAAGCTAACAGATACAGTATGCGGACGATGCCGCGAGGCAGGCCTATCGGAGGAATGCTCCTACCGACCGGAGGACATGCCTCCTCGGAACAGCTCAACACGGTATGTACGCCTTCGCTCAATGCATGTCCATGTCCCAGACACAGGACCTAACAGGCACAAACAGGTCGCTACTTCCGCGGCAACTGAAACGGCTGAGGTCCTTGCCCTCTTCGTCACATTCTCCCCCGTTGGTGGTCATCCAGTCCGCTACACCGCCCCGTTCGACGTGGAATGGGAGGGAGCCGTCGCCGAGGCGCACGCTGCAGAGTTCGCGAGAGGCTGGTTCCAGGCTGCAGTATAGGCTCGGCCTTTTTTCGCATCGGCGAACGCAGTCTGGATCTGCTATGTACCCTGCCCGAGGTAACTGGCAAGCGCGCGGGCAGATTGAGGCCGACGAAAGTTCCGTTGGTGAGCCCGAGGGAAAGGACGATGCGATTGAGGTTTCGTCGAGTCATTCGGAGGAGTCGTTTCATACTGCTACGCGATCGCCGATGCCGGAGTTCATTTCGACGGAGAGTCGCGGCGTGCAGGGATCGCGCTTTGCGAGGATACGACAGGCCCAGGAGAGACGGACGGGAAGTGTCAAGcgggaagaggaagaggtgaCTGAGGCTCGTCTGCCGATATTACGACATTCAAATCTTGCTGGTGGGACGTTTATCTCTGCCgtggatgaagacgaggagatgatggatcCTTCAGTAGATTTGTCCAAAAAAGATGCAGATCGACTGGTGAACATCTACTTGAAGCTGGACTATGTGACGCTGCCGATCTTGGATATACAGGACTTTCGGGCAGCGTATGAGGCAGTTAGTGTTGCTGGGGACTCTACCACGCCGAACGCATTTTATGCCATTCTGAACACAATCTTTGCGCTCGCCTGTCTCAATGTAGACGACATGCGTGAGGAAAGGGCGAGATACTTCTTCAACGAGGGTCAGAGGCTGGCCAACCTGTTTGATCAATACAAGTCTATTGATCTTCTTCGATTGTACATCCTACAGGTTCAATATCTCAACGCGATAGGTGATCTACTACCTACGGCTTGGGCTTTGATCGGATCTACGATACGACTGGCACAGTCACTGCGTCTACCCTTCGATGCAAAGCAACACGGGCACAGCAGAAAAGAGCGAGAGACTTGCCGGAGGCTCTGGCATGGCGCGATGATAATGGAACAGATAATTGCGCTGCGGCTCGGCATCGCGCCCCAAACACCCGATCCGCTGCGGGTTCCTCTGCCTACGCACTTGGATACAGACTATGTTGATGTGTTCTCGAGCGCTCCGTCCAGCGCACCGTCGAGCTCGCAAGGTGAACGTGCATCAATAATCGAGTTTTTCACCGCCTGCGCAAGACTGTACAGGCTTGTCGAAGACGTAATGGCatgggaggaagaggcaagGATTCGGCCTCACGGCTGTGCCATGAAGAAACTACTGTCGCTGGATTTTACGCGATTCTTGAAAGCAGATAGCCTCTTACATGATTGGAATCAGTCATTGCCCTCGTCTTTCCGGAGCAGTGGAGGCCGTGGCACAGACGAACACTCGATCGTCGTCCGACAGCGGAATATCCTTCGAGCTCGATACTTGTATCTTCGGCTCCGGCTAAACCGACCACTGGTAACTCTGGGGCTAGCGCTGACCACCGCGTGCAAATGCAAGTCGGATGGCCAGCCGCACATTGTGGTAAGAAGGCCCGCCCCAGACTCACCTATTGCCCTGAGCCTAGTCCATGGGGCTTCTGTCATGTGCGTCCGATCCGCACTCGAACTGGCAGAGCTCATTCGCGCCCATGAGACTGGATTGCTTCGATTTGATGCACCATACGACGCAAGTCACTGTCTCAGCCCACCATACTGGGAGTCTGTGGACTATCTCTACGTCTGTGGTACAGCCTTCCTTGCTAGCTTCAACCACACATGTCCTTTCTTCGGTGATATGaccgacgaggaagacgaacAGTGTAGAGTACTCTGGCCCTGCATAATAGACCTTCTCGGTCGCTACCAGGGATATCGTCGACGCGGCCGAACGGACAATGTAGCCCAGGCGTGCAGCCGTACACTGAGcgagcttgccaaggctgTTGAAAGCACAGATTTTACGCCTTGGGCGGTCGACTCGGCGATATTAGGACAAGACGCGCGAGCAAGGTTCTCTCAACGAACTGAGATGGAGTCACCGGTTCGACACAGACGAATATCAGGTGCGAGTCAGACGATCCCGGATCCTCTTGGGGACGTTCCTGGGTTTCCAGAGTGGATGGATAGTTTACCAGTTGACCTTGTGGGATGATTGTTTGGTCTGAGCTATGTGATACCCATTGTATGATAAACCGGAACTGTCAGTGTCCCGAATAAGATAAACTGAAGCTAAAGCTGTCTGGCAAGTAGCAACCGTTCACGGCCTCGGTAGTGATTATATCAGAACACTCGGAGTCGGTCCGATGCGGATATATCTATTCATCGCCAACCCATCGTCAACACCTCCAAGTTACAATCCACGCGTAGTTCGTTTTGATTCTCTCGACTCTTGCTTAAACCCAAGCCACGATTAGCTTGAATCTAAAAAGATCTTTAGATCTACCGCATAGCACATAGACCCTCTAGAGCAGACGTGACATGTCCAAGTCGGACCTCCCTAGCACTCCCCCACGCCCCCAACATCGGCCCGTAGACCGACCCCCGCAAAGTAATTCAGTGTCGTAATCTGATCGGGACAATTCCCAGCGAGGACAGCGGGGTGACAATTTCCCCCTTCACCCCCTCTTTGGATTTCTTGAGCTATTTTGCATTTTCACTTCTACCTCCCggtttcttccctttctccgTTTCACTCATCCTCGTTCATACACAAATTACAACAATGCAGGCAATGCAAGCAGCGAATCGACTCCAGCGGGCTCTCCGCACCGAGCGCGGACTGTCCTTTGGTGCGTGGCAGATGCTTCCTGGGGCGAATCATGCACGGTTCATGGCGAGAACGGGGTATGACTGGATTTGTGTAGATACGGAGCATGGGAATATTGCTGgtaagtacggagtattgctGGCTACGAATTACAgtgatggccatggctgaCGGGGGGTTTGCTGCAGATTGGCAGATGCATGAGGCTGTGGCTGCAATTGCTGCTACGGGGGTGAGTCCCATTGTGCGGATTGCTGCGAATGAGGGGTGGATGGTGAAGCGTGAGTCTATCTCTGATTCAGAGGGgagaggaaatggagatcAGCTAACGGTGGACAGGGGCCTTGGATGCGGGCGCTCATGGAATCGTCGTGCCTCTTTTGTATACTGCTGATGATGCTCGGAGATTGGTGGAATCTGCCAAGTTCCCGCCAGTTGGCCGGAGAGGCTTTGGGAGTCCCTTTGCCATGGGCTCTATTGGTGGTGTTTCTGGATTGGAGTACCTCCAGGGGGCCAACGATGCTCTGCTCACTATCGTGCAGATTGAGACTAAGGAGGCATTGGAGAATGTGAGTTGATCGGGGAGTGGTTGCAGAAGTGATGACGATCTAATTGAGTTGATCTATAGGTAGAAGAGATTGCAAAGGTCCCCGGCATCGATGTCCTGTTCGTCGGACCCTGGGATCTGGGAAACAATATCGGCCGTCCCGTCACGGGGGCGTTCCATGAAGACCTCGAGGCTGCGATTGAGCGGATCCGCAAGGCTGCCGTCGATAACGGAAAGAGGGCCGGTATCTATTGCGTGGGTGGTGCGGCTGCAAAGAAGTATGCCGACCGGGGTTTCCACATGGTATGAAGCagtctcttcctttcctGCTTACCTCCCAGGTCGCTGATAAGCTTTGATGCAGATCTCCGTCGTCGCCGATGCTGTCGCGTTGCCCACTTTCCTTGCGGATGCCCTTGAAACTGCCAAGGGTAGCAAGACTGATGCCGCCGTTCCCACCTACTAGGTCTACCCATCTAATCCCCATGTGTATAGTGTTGCAATAGATTAAACGAAGTTTATGATTGTTGTACATCCAGCGAGCCCTTCTGCCTCTATGGCTTCatttcttctgcctcctcaACCAAATTCTCGATTTCCTGCTCTGTGAATCGGTGGAAAAGCTTCTTCGGGTCAGAGAACTGATCCTTGAGGGCAGCTTGAACATGGAGAACCGGAACGTCAAATTCGTAGACGTCCTTCCAGGACTTGTTCTCGGGAGCCATAATGTCTAATTCGGCGTAATCAAAGGGCCTCCGCTTGTGTAGCTGGGTCACGGTGTGCTTGGCGGTGTCACAGAGCCCGCAGCCAGCGCGGGTGAAGAGCGTGACACGAGCTTTGGAGAAGAGGGCTCTCGTGGGGAACATATCGCTTGCCCTGGACCAAAGAGGACAATTCAAGGAAGCTCGTTGTTGACGGTCTGGAGTAGTGTTGGAGAAACAACGCGGTGGAGATCTCGTGGAACCTTCGAGCTTTACAGGCTAGACCCGATCGGGACACAGCGAATGGAAACGGAAGAAGCATCGCAGCAGGATTCTGTATCATTCTATAGCATACTTGCTTGTGTTGAAGTTCACTTTTCTGGAAGGCAATTGATCTTCCTGTATATCTGTCCCAAAATCATCTGCTGCAGAAACAAACCTGACAGACATGGCGTCCAAGTGTGTTCACAAAGGGTGCGGTAAAGAGTTCACCGATCCCGACGAGGATTGCCTATACCATCCTGGCCCTCCCGTTTTCCACGAAGGTCAAAAGGGTAAGTCAGGCAAGGACCTTGGGGTTGCAAAGAACCCGGTCGCACGTATCCGGAGCTGCAAATGAGGACCTCTATCTGACAAGTGATCTGCAGGCTGGAAATGCTGCAAAACCCGCGTTCTGACCTTTGAGGAATTTCTGACCATCCCACCATGCACCACCGGCAAGCACTCGACGGTGGACGACACGCCCGCCGAGCCAGAGAAGGAGTCGGATGCCTCATCTGTCCTTGAGCAGCAAGTCGCCGCCGCCTCACCGGCGCCTGCTCCCCCGCGGCCTGCAGTCTCGCCCGCCATTGCCCCTCCCTCGAACGCCGCTACGCCCGCTGTCGAAGACACAGAGGAGGATGACCCCGCGCTAGAGATCCCGGCCAATGCCACCTGCCGTCGCAGAGGATGTAACAAAGGGTACGATCCGTCTATTTCGCGCGACGAGGAGAAGTGTGTCTATCACCCTGGCCAGCCGATCTTCCATGAGGGCAGCAAGGGCTGGTCATGCTGCAAGAGGCGGGTGCTGGAGTTTGACGAGTTCATGAAGATCCAGGGGTgcaaggagaagacgaggcaTCTCTTTGTaggaaagggaaagcccGCTGGTGAGGAGAAGGTCGAGACGGTCAGGTATGCAATCTTCTACGAACCAACAACGATTTCAAGAGACAAAGCTGATGGTGCTGTCGTGCAGGAATGACTTCTACCAGACCCCCTCGACGGTCAATGTCTCGCTCTATCTCAAGAAGATTGACAAGGACAACGCCAAagtcaccttctcctccacatcGGTCGAGTTTGATCTGCCTACGACGGACAACAAGCGGTACAAGGACACGTACCCTCTGTTTGCGCCGATTGACCCGGAGGGGTCTTCTTTCAAGGTCTTGGGAACGAAGCTGGAGCTCAAGCTGGTCAAGGCTGATGGGACAAGCTGGCCGGTGCTTCGGAGTGACGACAAGTGGACGGGAGAGAGAATTCAGGTTGGACAGGCCGGCAGGGCTTAGTATATGAAATTTTCTCTCCGTTTAATAGTTCGATGCCGTTAAGCTTATGAGATCAATGATTATGTTCCATCAGCTTATACAATTACATTACAAAGGCACATGTGGACAGATATGGCATGTGATCGGATGGTAAATGTTTCATTCTGATAATTCTGCATAGCAAGACCGTAGCTAAGTACATGTACACACATCAATGCACAAATGTACTCGAAAAAAGGAATGTCACGCCCCCTCCACAGCATAAGCGCATGGGGCTTTAACCTTTCGGAAAAAGCCCTCGCTCAGCCATGTATTGTGTagggaaaaagaaggacGCACGCAGAGTGAATCCACGCTGCTCTCCAGAGCTGGGAACGGAAGGAAACCCATAAGAGAAAAAAATCCCGCAAGAA
The DNA window shown above is from Aspergillus fumigatus Af293 chromosome 1, whole genome shotgun sequence and carries:
- a CDS encoding transcription factor domain-containing protein, with the protein product MSTKKPRDRTTPCCVCRLKRRGCDRQRPVCGRCREAGLSEECSYRPEDMPPRNSSTRSLLPRQLKRLRSLPSSSHSPPLVVIQSATPPRSTWNGREPSPRRTLQSSREAGSRLQYRLGLFSHRRTQSGSAMYPARGNWQARGQIEADESSVGEPEGKDDAIEVSSSHSEESFHTATRSPMPEFISTESRGVQGSRFARIRQAQERRTGSVKREEEEVTEARLPILRHSNLAGGTFISAVDEDEEMMDPSVDLSKKDADRLVNIYLKLDYVTLPILDIQDFRAAYEAVSVAGDSTTPNAFYAILNTIFALACLNVDDMREERARYFFNEGQRLANLFDQYKSIDLLRLYILQVQYLNAIGDLLPTAWALIGSTIRLAQSLRLPFDAKQHGHSRKERETCRRLWHGAMIMEQIIALRLGIAPQTPDPLRVPLPTHLDTDYVDVFSSAPSSAPSSSQGERASIIEFFTACARLYRLVEDVMAWEEEARIRPHGCAMKKLLSLDFTRFLKADSLLHDWNQSLPSSFRSSGGRGTDEHSIVVRQRNILRARYLYLRLRLNRPLVTLGLALTTACKCKSDGQPHIVVRRPAPDSPIALSLVHGASVMCVRSALELAELIRAHETGLLRFDAPYDASHCLSPPYWESVDYLYVCGTAFLASFNHTCPFFGDMTDEEDEQCRVLWPCIIDLLGRYQGYRRRGRTDNVAQACSRTLSELAKAVESTDFTPWAVDSAILGQDARARFSQRTEMESPVRHRRISGASQTIPDPLGDVPGFPEWMDSLPVDLVG
- a CDS encoding HpcH/HpaI aldolase family protein, whose product is MQAMQAANRLQRALRTERGLSFGAWQMLPGANHARFMARTGYDWICVDTEHGNIAVMAMADGGFAADWQMHEAVAAIAATGVSPIVRIAANEGWMVKRALDAGAHGIVVPLLYTADDARRLVESAKFPPVGRRGFGSPFAMGSIGGVSGLEYLQGANDALLTIVQIETKEALENVEEIAKVPGIDVLFVGPWDLGNNIGRPVTGAFHEDLEAAIERIRKAAVDNGKRAGIYCVGGAAAKKYADRGFHMISVVADAVALPTFLADALETAKGSKTDAAVPTY
- a CDS encoding glutaredoxin family protein; translated protein: MFPTRALFSKARVTLFTRAGCGLCDTAKHTVTQLHKRRPFDYAELDIMAPENKSWKDVYEFDVPVLHVQAALKDQFSDPKKLFHRFTEQEIENLVEEAEEMKP
- a CDS encoding cysteine and histidine-rich domain-containing protein; this translates as MASKCVHKGCGKEFTDPDEDCLYHPGPPVFHEGQKGWKCCKTRVLTFEEFLTIPPCTTGKHSTVDDTPAEPEKESDASSVLEQQVAAASPAPAPPRPAVSPAIAPPSNAATPAVEDTEEDDPALEIPANATCRRRGCNKGYDPSISRDEEKCVYHPGQPIFHEGSKGWSCCKRRVLEFDEFMKIQGCKEKTRHLFVGKGKPAGEEKVETVRNDFYQTPSTVNVSLYLKKIDKDNAKVTFSSTSVEFDLPTTDNKRYKDTYPLFAPIDPEGSSFKVLGTKLELKLVKADGTSWPVLRSDDKWTGERIQVGQAGRA